The Kordia sp. SMS9 genome window below encodes:
- a CDS encoding carbohydrate kinase family protein, whose protein sequence is MKITALTSFCVDFFPELDKIYVGGNSLNFAAQCKLLGYKNTSVIGAIGKDKFGKLIENQLDKLNINRSRLYQINEPTASNKIFINEKGDRYFKNDSWNGGAFDKFRLSESDWNSLADSKIVAMPAGAPNLKELLKRRNENQLIVIDFLDYLGIDFIKEHINNIDIVFLSGKEEMLDELQELSSQKGKLIVTTLGAKGSVALFENKRYYQKAIEVDKIVDTTGCGDAFQAAFSIEWLKTKNIEKSLKEGSIAARKVLNFVGGVEQE, encoded by the coding sequence ATGAAAATAACAGCATTAACATCTTTTTGTGTCGATTTCTTTCCTGAATTGGATAAAATATACGTTGGAGGAAATTCATTGAACTTTGCGGCTCAATGCAAACTTTTAGGATATAAAAATACCTCTGTAATTGGTGCCATTGGAAAAGATAAATTTGGAAAACTAATAGAAAATCAATTAGATAAATTAAATATCAATCGTTCTAGGTTATATCAAATTAACGAACCGACTGCATCAAATAAAATTTTCATTAATGAAAAAGGAGACCGATATTTTAAAAACGATAGCTGGAATGGAGGCGCATTTGATAAGTTTAGATTATCAGAAAGTGATTGGAATTCATTAGCCGACAGTAAAATTGTTGCAATGCCAGCTGGTGCCCCAAACTTGAAAGAACTTTTAAAGAGACGAAATGAAAATCAATTAATAGTGATTGATTTTTTAGACTACTTGGGAATCGACTTTATCAAAGAACATATAAACAATATCGACATTGTGTTTCTGAGTGGTAAAGAAGAAATGCTAGATGAACTACAAGAACTTTCTTCCCAAAAGGGAAAACTAATAGTGACAACTTTAGGAGCGAAAGGCAGTGTAGCCCTTTTTGAAAATAAAAGATATTACCAAAAAGCGATTGAAGTTGATAAAATTGTTGACACAACAGGCTGTGGAGACGCTTTTCAAGCAGCTTTTAGTATTGAATGGCTGAAAACTAAAAACATAGAAAAATCATTAAAAGAAGGTTCAATTGCTGCTCGTAAAGTTTTGAATTTTGTAGGTGGAGTTGAACAAGAATAG
- a CDS encoding IS1182 family transposase yields MEYLKGDSRTQLTLYTTCLDDMIPQDNSVRFIDEFVNTLNLQELGFDAIASQGRPPYNPADLLKLYIYGYMNRTRSSRVLEKECSRNIEVMWLLKNLKPDHNTIARFRKENPKAIKRVFRQSVTIAKNFNLIGGVLIAGDSTKLRAQNSKKNNYNKKKIERHLAYIDKKLSQYNAELATADNDSKAQIQKNIENHKRHQVKYTQIKQELEADTTTENPQLSTSDPDSRHQIVRGMITEVCYTAQTTVDEKHNILIDYKVTNQNDKKAMGMMLRRAKSILRHHQFTALYDKGYHTGSEFDTAHTLGIKTLVAIPNIGRASQAPDPKYNVEYFKYDKHKDCYICPKEQELTSNQNWYKTRNYKFKQYKTKACKTCPVRNLCTTAKVNGKIVQRSQYAYAIEANAKRVKTNETTYKKRQAIVEHPFGTIKRQWGFDYIITKRTIESASADFGLIALAYNLKRIINIRKASRSSKKHCLCHFRRLNRLHEPKKSNIGVLKSLFYKRQEVFKIAA; encoded by the coding sequence ATGGAATATTTAAAAGGAGATTCTAGGACACAACTTACATTATATACTACTTGTCTTGACGATATGATACCTCAAGATAATTCAGTACGATTTATAGACGAATTTGTCAACACACTTAATTTGCAAGAATTAGGTTTTGATGCCATAGCTTCTCAAGGAAGACCACCTTACAACCCTGCTGATTTACTAAAGTTATATATCTATGGGTATATGAATCGCACTCGATCCTCCAGAGTTTTGGAAAAAGAATGCTCCCGAAATATTGAAGTGATGTGGCTTTTGAAAAATCTTAAACCAGATCATAATACGATAGCGCGTTTTAGAAAAGAAAATCCAAAAGCTATCAAACGAGTTTTCAGGCAAAGTGTAACCATTGCAAAGAACTTTAACTTGATTGGTGGAGTTCTTATCGCGGGTGATTCTACCAAATTAAGAGCGCAGAATAGCAAGAAGAATAATTACAATAAGAAAAAGATTGAACGGCATTTAGCATATATTGATAAAAAACTATCACAATACAATGCAGAATTGGCTACTGCTGATAATGATAGTAAAGCTCAAATTCAGAAAAATATTGAAAATCATAAACGACATCAAGTTAAGTATACGCAGATAAAGCAAGAATTAGAAGCTGATACAACTACTGAAAATCCTCAGTTATCTACGAGTGATCCAGACAGCAGACATCAAATAGTAAGAGGAATGATAACAGAAGTTTGCTATACTGCACAAACTACTGTTGACGAAAAACATAACATACTTATTGATTATAAAGTGACCAATCAAAACGATAAAAAAGCAATGGGAATGATGCTCAGAAGAGCTAAATCTATTTTAAGGCATCATCAGTTTACAGCTCTTTACGATAAAGGATATCATACAGGAAGTGAATTTGATACTGCACATACATTAGGAATAAAAACTTTAGTAGCTATACCAAATATAGGAAGAGCCAGTCAAGCTCCTGATCCTAAATATAATGTAGAATATTTTAAATATGATAAGCACAAAGATTGTTATATATGCCCAAAAGAACAAGAACTAACAAGTAACCAAAATTGGTATAAGACACGTAACTATAAGTTCAAACAATATAAAACCAAGGCATGTAAAACTTGCCCTGTTAGGAACTTATGTACAACAGCTAAAGTCAATGGAAAGATCGTACAGCGAAGTCAGTATGCCTATGCAATTGAAGCCAATGCAAAACGAGTAAAAACCAATGAAACAACATACAAAAAGCGACAAGCTATCGTAGAACATCCCTTTGGAACCATTAAAAGACAATGGGGTTTTGATTATATTATTACGAAACGAACAATTGAATCGGCATCTGCTGATTTTGGATTGATTGCTTTAGCCTATAATCTGAAAAGAATTATCAATATCCGTAAAGCTTCAAGGAGTAGCAAAAAACACTGTTTGTGCCATTTTAGAAGGCTCAACCGCTTACATGAGCCCAAAAAGAGCAATATTGGCGTGTTAAAATCATTATTCTATAAAAGACAAGAAGTATTTAAAATAGCTGCGTAA
- a CDS encoding T9SS type A sorting domain-containing protein, producing MKSYYTITLIALISFHSMYATDYHVGPGQPLANIAEVPWDALQAGDKVYIHWKSTPYYEKWVINAQGTAQNRIEIIGVNGPSGQKPIIDGNGAVTPTNLNYWNEVRGLIKIGGSSIPADGLPSYITIENLELKSARPAYNFTTDNGQTDTYASNAASIYIEKGAHITIRNCNIHDSGNGIFIGANNGQSNNILIANNYIYDNGIVGSFFEHNTYTEALGITYEYNRFGPLRAGATGNNLKDRSAGLVVRYNWIESGNRQLDLVESGTSELYSDPSYSSTYVYGNILIEPDGAGNSQILHYGGDSGTTSRYRKGNLYFYNNTVISTRNSNTTLARLSTQDETIHAFNNVIYTSNNGSSMAMTNANGTLNLNHNWIKTNWVNSHSGSVPGTVNDQGNNLAGSDPLFVDFANQDFNLLDTSPLIDTGSAIPAIHLPNHNVLNEYVMHTNSIVKQIINTLDIGALENQAPLTITDISEEKTMLYPNPSTSLVNIKNIEPNTIKSIAFYAVNGQLVLTATDTTIDIKDIASGMYFVKVKTTDTQTIFRFIKQ from the coding sequence ATGAAATCCTACTATACAATTACCTTAATCGCCCTAATATCGTTTCACAGTATGTATGCAACAGACTATCACGTCGGTCCTGGACAACCACTAGCAAATATCGCTGAAGTTCCATGGGATGCCTTACAAGCAGGAGACAAAGTTTACATCCATTGGAAAAGCACGCCTTATTATGAAAAATGGGTGATTAATGCGCAAGGAACAGCGCAAAATAGAATTGAAATTATTGGAGTGAATGGTCCAAGTGGACAAAAACCCATAATTGATGGAAATGGTGCTGTCACTCCTACAAATCTAAATTATTGGAATGAAGTAAGAGGTCTTATCAAAATAGGTGGCTCTAGCATTCCTGCTGATGGTTTACCGAGCTATATTACCATTGAAAATTTAGAACTAAAATCTGCAAGACCTGCCTACAACTTTACAACGGATAATGGTCAAACAGATACTTATGCAAGTAATGCTGCGTCCATTTACATAGAAAAAGGAGCGCATATCACCATTAGGAATTGCAACATTCATGACTCTGGAAATGGGATCTTTATTGGAGCTAACAATGGACAGTCAAACAATATTCTTATTGCCAATAATTATATCTATGATAACGGAATTGTGGGAAGTTTTTTTGAACACAATACATATACAGAAGCATTAGGGATTACCTATGAATACAATAGGTTTGGTCCATTAAGAGCAGGAGCCACAGGTAACAACCTTAAAGATAGATCCGCAGGATTGGTTGTTCGATATAATTGGATTGAAAGCGGAAACCGTCAACTAGATCTTGTTGAATCTGGAACATCAGAATTATATAGCGATCCCTCGTATTCCTCCACGTATGTATATGGTAATATTCTCATAGAGCCTGATGGGGCTGGGAATTCTCAAATACTACATTATGGAGGAGATAGCGGAACAACATCCAGGTATAGAAAGGGAAATCTCTACTTTTATAACAATACAGTTATATCCACAAGAAATTCCAATACGACACTTGCTCGTCTCTCCACGCAAGATGAGACCATACACGCGTTCAACAATGTAATCTATACTTCCAATAATGGAAGCAGTATGGCAATGACCAATGCAAACGGAACTTTAAATCTTAATCACAATTGGATTAAAACAAATTGGGTAAACTCACACAGCGGTTCAGTACCAGGTACTGTGAACGATCAAGGTAATAATCTAGCTGGCTCTGATCCATTGTTTGTAGATTTCGCGAATCAAGATTTCAACTTACTAGACACTTCACCATTAATTGATACAGGAAGTGCAATTCCTGCCATTCACCTTCCAAATCATAATGTATTGAATGAATATGTTATGCACACAAATAGTATAGTCAAACAAATTATAAACACTTTGGATATAGGCGCACTTGAAAACCAAGCTCCGCTGACAATTACGGACATTTCTGAAGAAAAAACGATGTTGTATCCCAATCCGAGTACTTCGTTGGTCAATATAAAAAACATTGAACCCAATACAATTAAAAGTATTGCATTTTACGCAGTCAATGGTCAATTAGTTTTAACGGCAACAGACACAACAATTGACATAAAAGATATTGCTAGTGGAATGTATTTTGTGAAAGTTAAAACTACAGATACTCAAACAATTTTCCGATTTATAAAACAATAA
- a CDS encoding P1 family peptidase has translation MKRVFIVFLVSLIYSQSYAQKPRARDLGVPFVGKTGEFNAITDVKGVEVGYSTIISGEGENIIGKGPIRTGVTAIFPRGKSKKFSPVYANWYSLNGNGEMTGTTWVTESGFLETPIMITNTNSVGVVRDAVLKWYVESDWYSGENWWYTYPVVAETYDGFLNDIYGFHVKEEHVLEAIENTSSGKIAEGNVGGGTGMMCLGFKGGTGTSSRVFKIKDSTYTVGAIVQSNFGAKRNLSIAGVPVGVELKDTLNYKFNAPPKSRRQEGDGSIIVIIATDVPLLPHQLKKIAQRIPLGVGIVGGRGSNGSGDIFLAFSTANENAFNRDETTTVESLPNDQLMPVFEATVQAVEEAIINAMVAAETMEGINGNKAYALPHDLLIETLKKYNRLKE, from the coding sequence ATGAAAAGAGTATTTATAGTTTTTTTAGTATCCCTAATTTATTCTCAATCTTATGCTCAAAAACCAAGAGCAAGAGATTTAGGAGTTCCGTTTGTTGGTAAGACTGGCGAATTTAATGCCATAACGGATGTTAAAGGAGTTGAAGTAGGTTATAGTACTATAATTTCTGGAGAAGGAGAAAACATTATTGGCAAAGGACCTATAAGGACTGGCGTTACTGCAATATTTCCCAGAGGAAAGTCCAAAAAATTTAGTCCAGTATATGCTAACTGGTATAGTCTTAATGGAAATGGAGAAATGACTGGCACAACTTGGGTAACAGAATCAGGTTTTTTGGAAACACCCATTATGATTACAAACACCAATAGTGTTGGAGTTGTTCGAGACGCAGTATTGAAGTGGTATGTAGAGTCAGATTGGTATAGCGGAGAAAATTGGTGGTACACCTATCCTGTAGTAGCTGAAACTTATGATGGTTTTCTAAATGACATATATGGTTTCCACGTCAAAGAAGAGCACGTACTAGAAGCTATAGAAAACACCTCAAGTGGAAAGATTGCTGAAGGAAATGTTGGTGGAGGAACGGGAATGATGTGCTTGGGCTTTAAAGGGGGAACAGGAACGTCTTCTAGAGTTTTTAAAATTAAGGATTCGACATATACAGTTGGAGCAATTGTACAATCCAATTTCGGAGCCAAGAGAAATTTATCAATAGCGGGAGTTCCAGTTGGAGTTGAATTAAAAGACACTTTAAACTACAAGTTTAATGCGCCACCGAAATCTAGGAGACAAGAAGGAGATGGTTCAATTATAGTAATAATAGCAACAGATGTACCTCTTTTGCCTCATCAATTAAAAAAAATCGCTCAAAGAATTCCACTAGGAGTTGGAATTGTTGGCGGACGAGGAAGTAATGGCTCTGGAGATATTTTTTTGGCATTCTCTACTGCAAATGAAAACGCATTTAATCGAGATGAAACCACAACTGTTGAATCATTACCTAATGACCAACTAATGCCAGTTTTTGAAGCAACTGTTCAAGCAGTAGAGGAAGCAATTATCAATGCAATGGTAGCAGCTGAAACTATGGAAGGAATTAACGGAAATAAAGCCTATGCTTTACCGCACGATTTACTTATTGAAACCTTGAAAAAATATAATCGCCTGAAAGAATAA
- a CDS encoding GNAT family N-acetyltransferase, which produces MKLIEVNNTNYRFVKDFKHNQEIRASFNELTQAVFQFDLEKWYSNGYWNDNYIPYSLLHKNKVISNVSVNKMEFIIENERKVAVQIGTVMTHKEYRHQGLSKFIMEEVINEWKEQSDFIYLFANDSVLDFYPKFNFEITDQYQYSKELSTSKTQNSSLKKLNIDAKFDRELFLSIVNDTSPISKVSMQNNTSLIMFYCLSYKKNSIYYLEKLNTAIIMDIEDDTLYLSDVFSKERVQLNDVIQRITDETIKRVILGFTPFDETDYERSLLKTGDTLFVIKDMANYFKNNKWSFPVLSHA; this is translated from the coding sequence ATGAAACTTATAGAAGTCAACAATACAAACTACAGGTTTGTAAAAGATTTTAAACACAACCAAGAAATTAGAGCGAGTTTCAATGAGCTGACTCAGGCAGTATTTCAATTCGATTTAGAAAAATGGTATTCAAATGGTTACTGGAATGACAATTACATTCCATATTCGTTATTGCATAAAAATAAAGTGATATCAAATGTTTCGGTTAATAAAATGGAGTTTATTATTGAAAATGAGAGAAAAGTAGCTGTTCAAATTGGTACTGTAATGACACACAAAGAGTATCGACATCAAGGTCTTAGCAAGTTCATTATGGAGGAAGTAATAAATGAATGGAAAGAACAGTCTGACTTTATATATCTATTTGCAAACGATAGTGTTCTTGATTTCTATCCAAAATTTAATTTCGAGATTACAGATCAATACCAATATTCGAAAGAGCTAAGCACTAGTAAAACTCAAAATTCATCATTAAAAAAACTTAATATAGATGCCAAATTTGACAGGGAGTTATTTCTAAGTATCGTAAACGATACAAGTCCAATATCCAAAGTGTCAATGCAAAATAATACATCGTTAATTATGTTTTATTGTTTATCATATAAGAAAAATAGTATTTATTACCTCGAAAAACTCAATACTGCTATTATTATGGATATCGAAGATGACACGCTTTATTTAAGCGATGTATTTTCAAAAGAACGAGTTCAACTTAACGATGTAATTCAACGAATAACGGATGAAACTATAAAAAGAGTAATATTGGGATTTACGCCATTTGATGAAACCGATTACGAAAGAAGTTTGTTAAAAACAGGAGATACACTCTTTGTAATTAAAGATATGGCTAACTATTTCAAAAATAATAAATGGAGTTTTCCAGTTTTATCTCACGCTTGA
- a CDS encoding beta-N-acetylhexosaminidase: MIGCSKPTPAIKPHIIPIPNDFTMQEGTFVLDKNVTFHADEELYAVADFFNGYLEEKLGFRLIVHSMPKRNAIIFTYDQTIENDEGYELSIDSSIIRIKAKTPKGAFYGFQTLRQFFPPTVENKTFPNTEIQLQNATVKDAPRFVYRGMHLDVSRHMFSVEFIKKYIDLMSQLKMNTFHWHLTDDQGWRIEIKKYPKLQEVAAFRDETLMGHYNDAPQQFDGKRYGGFYTQEQVKELVNYAAERFITVIPEIEMPGHAQAAIAAYPNLGCTGENVNVATKWGVFEEVYCPSEETFTFLENVLDEVMPLFPGTYIHIGGDEAPKTRWKACEYCQELIKKEDLKDEHGLQSYFITRMEKYINSKGKQIIGWDEILEGGLAPNATVMSWRGMNGAIEAAKSGHNVIMTPTSHAYFDYYQSDNGDEPLAIGGYLPLKKVYNFTPIPKELTKEEAKHVLGVQGNVWTEYITSPEKVEYMAFPRAIAMAEVAWSIPERRDYDFFVNGLEQFHKRLDAQNVKYANHLYEIEGEVAKRNNTMVFDLQTVIRDKTIRYTTDESSPNLQSKKYTNVLPIEGSTILKAAVFDEKEKLGRDFSLTFNQHKAIGATITLEPKAHKAYAGSGKDGLINGISGSDTRYGDKEWLGFWGKDVTITIQFDAPKKISSIATRFYNANGQWIYAPKEIGVSYVNEEDGRTLHQINQIATSEATIIPHTFQIPEITTKHIEIFIPNYGTIPEGLQGAGNKAWTFLDEIVVR, translated from the coding sequence TTGATTGGTTGTTCAAAACCAACACCCGCAATTAAACCACATATTATTCCTATTCCGAATGATTTTACAATGCAAGAAGGTACTTTTGTACTTGATAAAAATGTTACTTTTCATGCAGATGAAGAACTCTATGCTGTGGCAGATTTTTTTAATGGTTATCTGGAAGAAAAATTAGGTTTTAGGCTAATAGTACACAGTATGCCTAAACGCAATGCAATTATTTTTACGTACGATCAAACTATTGAAAATGACGAAGGTTATGAATTGAGTATAGATTCTTCTATCATCAGAATCAAAGCGAAAACTCCAAAAGGTGCTTTTTACGGATTTCAAACTTTACGCCAATTTTTCCCGCCAACGGTAGAAAATAAGACGTTTCCAAATACGGAAATTCAACTTCAAAATGCTACTGTAAAAGATGCGCCTCGGTTTGTGTATCGCGGTATGCACTTAGATGTTTCACGTCACATGTTTTCCGTTGAGTTCATCAAAAAATATATTGATCTCATGTCACAATTGAAAATGAACACTTTTCATTGGCATTTAACAGACGATCAAGGTTGGCGCATTGAGATTAAGAAATATCCCAAGTTACAAGAAGTTGCCGCTTTTCGCGATGAAACGTTGATGGGACATTACAACGATGCACCTCAACAGTTTGATGGCAAACGCTACGGCGGATTTTACACACAGGAACAAGTTAAAGAGCTTGTAAACTATGCTGCTGAACGTTTTATTACCGTAATTCCTGAAATAGAAATGCCCGGACATGCACAAGCAGCAATTGCCGCCTATCCGAATTTGGGTTGTACAGGCGAAAACGTGAACGTAGCGACCAAATGGGGCGTTTTTGAAGAAGTATATTGTCCTTCCGAAGAAACCTTTACGTTTTTAGAAAATGTATTGGATGAAGTCATGCCGCTGTTTCCAGGAACATACATTCATATTGGTGGCGATGAAGCACCCAAAACCCGTTGGAAAGCTTGTGAATATTGTCAGGAATTGATCAAAAAGGAAGATTTAAAAGACGAACATGGTTTGCAGAGTTATTTCATCACGCGTATGGAAAAATACATCAATAGCAAAGGCAAACAAATTATTGGTTGGGATGAAATTTTGGAAGGCGGATTGGCGCCAAATGCTACCGTAATGTCGTGGCGCGGCATGAATGGTGCTATTGAAGCTGCAAAGTCAGGTCACAACGTTATTATGACACCAACTTCGCATGCGTATTTTGATTACTATCAATCAGATAATGGAGACGAACCGTTGGCGATTGGTGGTTATTTGCCGTTGAAAAAAGTATACAATTTTACTCCAATTCCGAAAGAATTAACCAAAGAAGAAGCTAAACATGTGTTAGGTGTACAAGGAAACGTATGGACGGAGTATATTACTTCTCCTGAAAAAGTAGAATATATGGCATTTCCAAGAGCGATTGCCATGGCGGAAGTTGCTTGGTCAATTCCAGAACGAAGAGATTATGATTTTTTTGTTAATGGCTTGGAGCAGTTTCACAAGCGTTTGGATGCGCAAAACGTAAAGTATGCCAATCATTTGTATGAGATTGAAGGGGAAGTTGCCAAACGAAACAATACAATGGTGTTTGACTTACAAACGGTTATTAGAGACAAAACAATTCGTTACACAACAGATGAATCGTCTCCTAATTTACAATCGAAAAAATATACAAATGTGTTGCCAATTGAGGGTTCTACGATATTGAAAGCCGCAGTTTTTGACGAAAAAGAAAAATTAGGTCGCGATTTTTCATTGACATTTAATCAGCATAAAGCAATTGGTGCCACCATCACACTCGAACCAAAAGCACACAAAGCGTATGCTGGAAGCGGAAAAGATGGTTTAATTAATGGAATTTCTGGAAGCGATACACGCTATGGTGATAAAGAATGGCTAGGGTTCTGGGGAAAAGATGTCACAATTACCATACAATTTGACGCACCTAAAAAAATTAGTAGTATTGCTACACGTTTTTACAATGCGAACGGACAGTGGATTTATGCGCCGAAAGAAATTGGTGTGAGTTATGTAAACGAAGAAGATGGCAGAACGCTGCATCAAATCAACCAAATTGCTACAAGTGAAGCTACAATAATTCCGCATACGTTTCAAATTCCAGAAATTACGACCAAACATATTGAAATTTTCATTCCAAATTACGGAACCATTCCTGAAGGTTTGCAAGGTGCAGGAAACAAAGCGTGGACGTTTTTGGATGAGATTGTTGTCAGGTGA
- a CDS encoding T9SS type A sorting domain-containing protein, producing the protein MKKHYTFKWKEIITVSMILFSWFFTQAHNYRNPLVRSYNASAEVNSLEHISFNPVCRSTSVVLSTPTLNSPPSNSANANDIFVDFTLPLDAMPGSVTLTFTGSSIVVVIFNNTFENAGQHSTTLDVSDITNSPFVASSNSSVLPDDTYSVQLAYLDTTGNPFLSDINTNITYDSITLPPLLISPMDNAATIAGSSIIDLQFTIPETPLAGTVKLTFTDASNNDTVLTLSNITSFSGNIDGLNFASSPEILIASSNSLEDGIYDITLEYQDSVGNPIATDTATGFSFDTATLSNDTFEYNNFTILPNPTSSKIIVNTKENIKNISLISIVGSQFHVKIEHTINEKYSVDMSNLSNGVYFLVIETDSTYYTKRIIKK; encoded by the coding sequence ATGAAAAAACACTACACTTTTAAATGGAAAGAAATAATTACCGTGTCTATGATCCTATTTTCTTGGTTTTTTACTCAAGCTCATAACTATCGTAATCCTCTAGTTAGAAGTTACAATGCATCGGCAGAAGTAAATAGTTTAGAACATATTTCTTTCAATCCTGTTTGTCGAAGTACTTCAGTAGTTTTAAGTACTCCGACCCTCAATTCTCCTCCTTCCAATTCCGCTAATGCTAATGATATTTTTGTAGATTTTACATTACCCTTAGATGCAATGCCAGGAAGCGTAACGTTAACATTTACAGGATCATCGATAGTCGTAGTTATCTTTAATAACACCTTTGAAAATGCAGGACAACATAGTACAACTCTTGATGTTTCTGATATCACAAACAGTCCTTTTGTTGCCTCTAGTAATTCTTCTGTTTTGCCAGATGACACCTATTCTGTACAATTAGCGTATTTGGATACAACAGGGAATCCCTTTCTTAGTGATATCAATACTAATATTACTTATGATTCCATTACCTTGCCTCCATTACTTATTAGTCCTATGGATAACGCTGCTACGATAGCAGGATCTTCAATAATAGACTTACAATTTACAATTCCAGAAACACCTCTTGCAGGAACTGTTAAATTAACATTTACTGATGCAAGTAATAATGATACTGTTTTAACACTATCGAATATAACCTCTTTTAGTGGAAACATTGACGGATTAAATTTTGCATCATCTCCAGAAATTCTTATCGCTAGCTCAAACAGTTTAGAAGATGGTATTTACGATATAACCCTAGAATATCAAGATTCCGTTGGTAATCCCATAGCTACCGATACAGCTACAGGATTCTCCTTTGACACCGCTACTTTATCCAATGACACATTTGAATATAATAATTTCACTATTCTTCCAAACCCTACGTCCTCAAAAATAATTGTCAACACAAAAGAAAATATAAAAAATATTTCACTTATTTCCATTGTCGGATCCCAATTCCACGTCAAAATAGAACATACCATTAATGAAAAATATTCCGTAGATATGAGTAATTTAAGTAATGGAGTGTACTTTTTGGTTATAGAAACTGACTCAACATATTATACCAAGAGAATAATCAAAAAATAA